In Phaseolus vulgaris cultivar G19833 chromosome 7, P. vulgaris v2.0, whole genome shotgun sequence, the genomic stretch AGATGCcttgttagatttttttatcgCTTTGTTAGTGTTCATGTTTGAAATTATACGATTCATGTGAATTCAAGCAATATATAGACCTCAGATTTAAAAACAAAGAATAAGAAAGAAATCTGTTACCTGTTACTGAAACTTCCcgaattttgtttttcttttagttaaTATGGTATTGTTACAAAGTATTGATGATCATCATTTATGACTAAATCCTGGCCTATGAGCCTGATTGgttatttttagttgattttttcttttctgtcaTGAATTTTTTATCCACAAGACTAAATCCAAGATCTTGCTTAAGGGGTTCAAACCTAATGCATTTGGCCTAATGGCATATTGGTGAAACTTCATGACTTCATCTATTATTGTACTTATATGCTATTTCGGAACTCTATGGATTGCATGCATTCTTGTTCCCACCTTAACTGCTAGCTTGACTTTTTGGGAGAATTTCACATGTCTGGATGTGACCCAGTGCGTGCTAAATAGAAGTATCATACAAGTGGCTTTGCGCCATATAGAATTTAACCTATCCGGTTGCCTACCACAAATGCTCACTCTTGGAGTCAAGGTATCTCTTCACTTATCTCATGTTTTTACTTTCTCTTTATCCTTTATATATCCTATAGCACTTCCACTTCCACATCTcttaaatttttctttatctcttttattataaCCTAATCTCACTATTAGGCCAGTGTCTGGTGTGGCAAGCATCTAAAGATGAGCCTCCTTTCAATAGAAGAATCTCAGGAAGATGAACATAACTCTGCATTCTACCAGGTAGGAGTTCTACGCCATAGATTGAACTCTCAAATAATCCTTGAATAAGTTTTTTACTTcacaaaaggaaaaagaaagctTCATACTTTGTTGGTTATATGTATTTTTAGCAGTTTCTCATGatcattttatatttagttcTTGATTTGTAGTTTTGGAATTGTTCTCTCCTGTACTAGGAGTAAAAGTAACTcttgaaatgtatttttatgtCCCAAAGACCAGTAAAATAGACATTTAAGAGATGCCATTGCTGGAGAAATATAATTGGTCTATGCAGGGAAAGAAGAGATAATACTTGTATTATGTTTCTCTTGTTATCTTATTTTTGTATGATTTATTTTGACAATGTGATATAGCAATGCCGTCAAAGAGGGTTATGTATCTGAATTAACATTGGACAGTGAAGGACAACAGAAAAGCAGCAAGTGAAAAAACTGAATAGTCTCAATGTTCAATTACTACTCACTGGTTGCCATTATTGATGAAATATTGAGAAGTGAGCTTACAAGTGTTGATTAGTAACCATGAACCATTGATTGACTTGCAACTGACAATTAGGAAACATAGTTATGTTATGATGCCTACACGCTATGATTTGTGAAACCTAGCCTAATGTAACTAGTTATGTCTATTAATTTTGAGTTAATGCTAGAACTCAAAAGGACACATAACTGAggtgaaaaaaagaaaacaacaatggAGCAAAGTTTCCCAATAGGCCAATACCTCAACATTgttttatacaaaatttaagTGAAGCACTTAATTTTATCCTAATTAGTTGATGTGCCAATGAAATCTCGTTGATCCTCGAAGAAGACAAATTAATTACTAATACTCAAAGTTACTCAACTTATGATTAATGATAACCTTGGAGACAATGAAATGCTTTGACTTTGATGATAAGGTGAAGAACTACACATTGTTGCTACTCTTAACTTAGTTATGGCATCAATGTTTGAATAAGCAAGGGACAAAAGACCTCCTTAAGCGCAATCAAATCACAAAACATATGTAAGGATTTAAGCACAAAAGAAGAGCCAATTCAAAAGATTAGTCAATTATCAAGTAGCTTATATTATTGAACATGGGACTCCTAACAACATATGAATGCAAATCATTAGCAGAAGTCCGAAAGGATGGAAACATGAGTTCTCTTGCCGAACTACAAATTGAAAGGTTTTGATAATTTTCTCTCTATATCTTCCAATAATTCGTTTGACCAAACATTAAGAATTTTTTGTAACTCTCTTTTGATCTCTCTCTCTTCCTCCCTTTTTTCTTCCGTCCCCCTTCTAGCATGTGTCCTCCCTCTTTTATAATGTTCGAGACTTCATGAGTAATCTCCATTCCTACTTTGGTGGGGTCGTTGTAGATTCTTCGTCACATTGTTTTCTAGTATTGTTTACCTCCTCCTCTCTCACACTCCATGTCGACAACATCTATCTCTTACTGAAGACACCCCTATTATTAAGGCTTTCGTGGAACCGGTTATCCTAATATCTTTCCTCAGCCTGCACCTTAGGATGAGATATTAATAAAATGGTATTTAATTTAGCTTATATGCCGAATTAATCGGACACCTCAGCATAGCATATTTGGTATTTAATTCGAGttaaataatcaattttatCCGACATTGAGTCGGTCAATTATCCAACCTATTCGGACGGTACACAACCCCCTAGCCTCTAGCCGAGTCGAGCTCGACAAAGAGATTTATGCATATTTACATAAGAGAGACCCATATGTGTAAACACGATTTATATGTGTCTCTTTCATTTCTTGTTTTGACAAGACTTGGTTTCCTAGGCTATCATACATAAATGCCCTGTCACATGTGTCTCAAGATGCTAGTCCTATTGGGGCCGTTGGTTATGGTCATTGCTTTACACATGTCGGGCATCTAATGGGTTTTAGATTGACTGCTTTGACTACCGTTTCAAAACTCCTTCTACCTTCTTGCTTCCCCTTTCATGCTCACTTCTTCACTGAGTTTCTGTTGCCTTCCTTTTCCTTCCTCCGCTGCGAATTCCCTACTAACCATCGTATTCTAGGTATGTTTCCACTATTTTTTGTCCTTTATGCACTTTGTTCAGTGGTGATTTTACTGTTCCGTTGAGGTACCTGTGTTTCTCTTGTTTCGCTGTGTCTGATTCACTTTGTAGGCTTCCCTTTGTAGCTTTCGTTCATCTTATTTTGTTTGTATAATTTGTTTGCGTGTTGGCttgtttgaataatttattattgcTTTGCTTACCCTTGGGACAAAAAGGATTTGCTCAAGGAAACCTTTGTATATACctcttttgaaaaacttagaaaTCTTCGTGAGTTGTGTAGCTTAAGTAAAATTGACGAGAACTTGATTAGGGTAGTCGCTTGTGAACCCGATGTAAAGATGAGTCTTGTGACTCTTTCGGTCAATATGTCGGGAGAACAAGCTCAGACATTCCTTCTCACTTGCCTGTGCACGGTCCTTAGTAACTTCTCATTCGCCTTGTGCAGTTCTTCATTCATCCGCACTGCATCCTCCATCATCCTTGTGGAACGGTCTACTTCTTCTTGGAGCTTGTTTAGTTAGCCGGGGATTCGTCTCGACTAGCTCAGGCCTCCTTCTGCAGTCGGTCCCGCTCTTGTCGAAATTCTTGGGCTTGCCTTTTCACTTCATTGTCGTGCTGGAGGGCTTGCATTGTCTCCATAATTTGGTGGAGAGTGGGCATCACGCCTTTTCCCCGTGCCTGCTGATGAACGTCATCCATTCCGTATGAAAGTTGGTGTCCCTCGTATCTTTGTGGTTGGCAGGACCAATTTTACCTATCCCACGGTGGacaccaaatgttcttgccgAACTACAAATTGAAAGGTTTCGATAATTTTCTCTCTATATCTTTCAATATTTCGTATGACCAAACATTAAGAAATTTTTGTAACTCTCTTTCTtctaatctctctctctcttcctccCTTTTTTCTTTCGCCCCCCTTCCAGCATGTATCCTCCCTCTTTTATAATGTTAGGGACTTCGTGAGTAATCTCCATTCCTACTTTGTTGGGTCGTTGTAGATTCGTTGCCGCATTGTTCTCCAATATTGTTTACCTCGTCCTCTCTCACTCCACGTTGACAACATCTATCCAATACTGAAGACACCCATATTAATAAGGCTTTCGTGGAACGGGTTATCCTAATATCTTTCCTCGGCCTGCTCTTTGGGATGAGATATTAATAAAATGGTATTTGATTTGGCTTATATGCCGACTTAATCGAACACCTCAGCATAGCATATTCAGTATTTAATCTGAGttaaataatcaattttatCTGACATTGAGTCGGTCAATTATCCGACCTATCCGTACGGTACAATGAACATATCTGATGTGTTTTCCTGTTTAAATGCTTTTTTACTGACAGTTACTTATGGCATTGATtgaacttttaattttaaagtaaaaagtAGGAAATAGAGGACCTCATAAAGCACCATAAAAGTGCAAGACATAGCAGAAGTCCAAAGCTAGTGGAAAACAAACACATCCAAAATGATTTTTGTTGCTGATAAAAGCTTTTGCTGAACCTCTGTTATTATTGCTGTTGttgctattattattattatgatgatGATGCAATGCTCAGCTATAGTCAAGAGACATAGCACAGTTCACAGAATTAAacactttttcatttttctgaAGCCTTAAAATATAAACAGAACAATCCAAAGTATCGACTGCTTCTTTTCTTATGTGGaatcttttatatatttgtggTAAATGAGATTGTGATTGCTCTTAAGCACATGCACAAGTCTTTTTGACTTGTGTAAAAGCTCTTGGACGAATTGCATGGTTTTCAGCCTTGAAATAttcattttgataatttttagtTACATAATTTTCTACTTAGTTATTTTTATGTCGTGTTTGCAGCTTCTTGTGGAGATCCTAAGGTTTTCTGCATCAACATTTTCAACTTTGTTGAAATTCACTGATTTTGGTGACAAGGAATTGATGGACACTGTAGAAATCTTCATTTTAGAAGTATTAGATCTGACGAAAGATTCTATATCTCATGCTAAGGTAATATGTTTCTCTCAGTAAACAAAAGTAGACAATGTGGGGacattttatatgatattttttgtAACTAAATAATGTGGGATTTAATTTTGTGCTATTGTcagttattattttcttttaacctTACTACTTAATCACGCATTTCTACATTAATAAAGGAGTGTGACTTTACTGCTTAAAAAGTCAATACAATGATGAGTGGTACATAAAAAACTTCTCTGACTGTAGATCAAAACTGAACTCAATAATTTACCAGTCTTTTGTCAATGGCATGCCTATTATTGATATCCTTGAAATGTTATAAGTTTGAATGAAGTCGTTGAGTGGTTAAATATACGATTTCTATAAATGTTTTATGATAGTGAAAGTTGGGTAGTAAAGTCCAGTGGTAGCAAAAACTAATGATGCAGAGATGATATTTTTTGTATTCATATTTTACCATGCAAAATTTTGTATCTGTTCCTAAGCATAGATCTTTTAGTGCTCCTAAGCAGAACATTCAATCATTTGGGTCAGAAGTATTGAAGGTTGCACACACAGTCCTTGATGCTGTGGTAAAGTTTTGCAAGGCACGTTCTGAATTAGTAAACTGGGAGGAAAGTGATGAAAATGGGTTGGGGCTTAACAAACCTATCACTGTTGATCATGTTATCAGCATAACAAAATGTGCAATAGAAAAGCTGTCTCAGATTGGTGTTTTTGCTGCAAATGATGGTGGCAATTCTGTCAATATTCTTAATGTCTCCTGGAAAGGTGTTGTTTCTTTGCTTCAAATTGGTGTTGGGCATTTTACGGAAGTTAACGTAGCAAATATTGTGTTAACTTTGCTTGGGTTGATAACGGAGCCTCTGAAATGTGCTGCCCAGGCTTGGTCTTCATCACTGAATGAATCCATTACTGTAATTGAAGTTAAAAGAATCATTGTGCCAGTGAAATTTTATCTAATAAATACTCTTAAAATATGTTCTATGTATCCTCATCAGGCGTATACCGTTTACAGGGAAATTACACTGTGTGTTCTCAAGATCACATGTTTTTGGCTTTTTGTAAGTAATGAAAATCTTCTGAAATGTGCATCTGTGATAATAACCGAACTACTGGAAGAAACAACCCTGGGTCTGCTATTGTCTTTGCTAAATTCTTATAAACTGAAATTGGAAGAGAAGCTTGAGGTGCTAGAATGGTTGTTCATGAATAAAGGGGATTCTCACTCTGTCCTTGATTGTCCAACCTTAAGTGATTGTAACCTTGAATGGGTTAATGATATCTTTTGCAATAGCTGTGAAAGTATGAGCAGAGCAAAAATACTAATACTTGGTCGGGTCGTATTGTTTATTAACATTCTCAGATATTCTCCTGGGCTTGATGGTGATGTGCAAATAGCAATAACTCGAAAGCTCAATTGGTTTTTGGATATTTTAGTGGAGGAAGATGTCTATTCTCACATACTTGTTTTGCAATTTCCTTTATTTTATGGCTCTGGGAAAACAGCAGAACTGGTGTCACAGCCTATTTTTACTTCCATCTTGCTAGCATTCAAAACCTTCATGATTGTGATCTTTTCAAGTACAGCTTGGGAGGAGTTGGAGTCTTTCTTACTAGAGAACTTCTTTCATCCTCACTTTCTATGCTCGGAGATTGTGATGGAATGTTGGGGCTTTATGCTGCGACATGCTGAAACACAAATGGCAAACAACATCCTTGGCAAACTAAGCTCATTACTTAAGCTGTTGGCATCCCCAGATTCAGTTTTCTTGCCTCATTCTTCCTTCAGAAAGTTGGCAAGATCCATATGCATGCTTTTAACCTACGGTGCACAATCAATAGTTAACGAAGTGTACATATCTCTTGTCGGTAATGGGAAGTCACAGTTGTCACCAATTATTTGTTTGGCTCTGTTCATGGAAGGTTTTCCACTTGATTTACTGGCAGATGAGTTGAGAAACTCTTCCATTCAAAGAATTAAGTCTGATTATTTAGACTTCATAGACAACTTTGATGAAGCATCAATGGTAGCATACTCCTCTGGTTTGTTTGGTGTTCCAGTTTTTATTCTTTCTGCTTCTTTGCCATCACTGTAAGTATTCTGGGTTCTGTTACATTCCATCCATTTTTGGATTATGATAAGTCCCAATGAAATAGATAAAGTATAAACttcattaaaaatatagaaTGCATACttgtataatttgttttttatctCTATCATGGTTACTTGTATAGTCCGCGTACAACACATGGGGACATGAACACAAGGATTTTATTAGTTCTGTATAATTTAGTCTTTCTTTATGTCAAACTAATTATATCTTGCAAGCGAAAGTCAGATTTGGGTTTGACCTCTCACAATCACATGCCTGTTTCAATCTGATCTGAATGTTTTACTGATGGACACGATTTTGCTTCATTTCAACCTAATTCACTTTATTCTTTCATTGAACCTGAATATTATTGGTGTCAGCTTTAAGATTGGTATTCCCATTTCCGTGCAGCCAAAACAGAGTATCGGATATTGATGCAAGGGCCTTGAAATTTTTGGTTGCAATTTCTTCTTATTACAAAAGCACTGTAGACGAAGTAATTAAGAACCGTTATCTCCAGCTTTTCCGTGAAACTCTAGGGATAATCTCATATTTGGAACGACTGTATACCTCAAATGATATTGAACAAGCCATCATGGAGATTCAAAATATCTTTTTGTCTGAGCCTGGAGCCCATTTGAACAAATGCAAACCACAGTTGGCTCAATTCCTTGCAGGACTTGTACACATGGAAATTTCAGAAAGTGATGATGATGCAAAGAGCTGCGCTGTGTGGGAATTATATCATTTGCTCTTGAAAGAGCAGCACTGGGCACTTATTCACTTGGCAATTACCGCATTTGGATATTTTGCTTCTAAGACTACGTGCAATAAGCTATGGAGATTTGTTCCACAGGATGCAGCACTTTCATATGATATAGCTTCAGGACTAGAATCAAATCAGGAAACATTTATGGTTGAGTTTGGAAAATTTCTTAAAAAGGAAAAAGCTCTTCTTACAGTTGCACCAAACCTTGAACAGCTTGAGCTGCTAGGTAGAGAAGGTCTTGTGTTGAAACAGACGGTCCAAAAGGTTTCAGCCATTTctgaagagaaagagagatgtGATAACATGGAAGTTGATTGCAAGAaccaatcaaataaaaaaaggaaagttCCTGATGGAATTAACAGAGGAGTGGAATTGCTGAAAAGCGGTTTAAAGATTATTGGCGATGGTCTTTCCCAGTGGCAGCTTaatcattttgatactgctgaacaacatataaaatatttgacTCAGTTTTCACAACTTGAAAACGTAATTACTCACTTCGAGGAATTGACAGGGAGCGGCGAGGTATGTTCATCTTCTATGCAGAATGATTCTTGAGGTTGATTATTTATTGATGCATGTTTTATTGTAAAGAAATGTTCAGTAAAATTTAGTTCCTTCTCCTGATCTTTTTTATCTTGTATGATAGTGATTTGGCATGATGTAGCATTCTAGTACAAATTCTGTCTAGGTGAGGGCAATGTTACTTATGTCCCATAACAATGTCTTCACTTGAAAATGAGGTTTTCTTTTTTGTCCCCTCCCTAACTTTCTTATATTGAGAAGAGAAGTGATAGATATAAGTTCTATTTATGGGTGAAGAGGTGACAAGAGCAGATAAGAGGaaggaaaagagagtgaaagaGGAGATAAATAACCTGCTGTAATTCATTGAGTAAAGATGAAGTCATAAATGTCATACTTAGTTATAATTTTAGTTCctatatgttttaaaatttgtaattttggtgcttattttttacacaattttggtttttgcattttaattttgtaattttagtttttgattttattacaatttaatttcttaatttctttatattttatattttttttttcattttttaatttaaaatatctatCTGACTAATTTTGGTCCAATAACTGAACTAGACTTGTAGTTATTCTGATTACCATTTCTCTTCAGTTGATATATCAAgcct encodes the following:
- the LOC137828464 gene encoding uncharacterized protein isoform X4, giving the protein MDTVEIFILEVLDLTKDSISHAKNIQSFGSEVLKVAHTVLDAVVKFCKARSELVNWEESDENGLGLNKPITVDHVISITKCAIEKLSQIGVFAANDGGNSVNILNVSWKGVVSLLQIGVGHFTEVNVANIVLTLLGLITEPLKCAAQAWSSSLNESITVIEVKRIIVPVKFYLINTLKICSMYPHQAYTVYREITLCVLKITCFWLFVSNENLLKCASVIITELLEETTLGLLLSLLNSYKLKLEEKLEVLEWLFMNKGDSHSVLDCPTLSDCNLEWVNDIFCNSCESMSRAKILILGRVVLFINILRYSPGLDGDVQIAITRKLNWFLDILVEEDVYSHILVLQFPLFYGSGKTAELVSQPIFTSILLAFKTFMIVIFSSTAWEELESFLLENFFHPHFLCSEIVMECWGFMLRHAETQMANNILGKLSSLLKLLASPDSVFLPHSSFRKLARSICMLLTYGAQSIVNEVYISLVGNGKSQLSPIICLALFMEGFPLDLLADELRNSSIQRIKSDYLDFIDNFDEASMVAYSSGLFGVPVFILSASLPSLQNRVSDIDARALKFLVAISSYYKSTVDEVIKNRYLQLFRETLGIISYLERLYTSNDIEQAIMEIQNIFLSEPGAHLNKCKPQLAQFLAGLVHMEISESDDDAKSCAVWELYHLLLKEQHWALIHLAITAFGYFASKTTCNKLWRFVPQDAALSYDIASGLESNQETFMVEFGKFLKKEKALLTVAPNLEQLELLGREGLVLKQTVQKVSAISEEKERCDNMEVDCKNQSNKKRKVPDGINRGVELLKSGLKIIGDGLSQWQLNHFDTAEQHIKYLTQFSQLENVITHFEELTGSGEVCSSSMQNDS
- the LOC137828464 gene encoding uncharacterized protein isoform X5, which gives rise to MLSAPKQNIQSFGSEVLKVAHTVLDAVVKFCKARSELVNWEESDENGLGLNKPITVDHVISITKCAIEKLSQIGVFAANDGGNSVNILNVSWKGVVSLLQIGVGHFTEVNVANIVLTLLGLITEPLKCAAQAWSSSLNESITVIEVKRIIVPVKFYLINTLKICSMYPHQAYTVYREITLCVLKITCFWLFVSNENLLKCASVIITELLEETTLGLLLSLLNSYKLKLEEKLEVLEWLFMNKGDSHSVLDCPTLSDCNLEWVNDIFCNSCESMSRAKILILGRVVLFINILRYSPGLDGDVQIAITRKLNWFLDILVEEDVYSHILVLQFPLFYGSGKTAELVSQPIFTSILLAFKTFMIVIFSSTAWEELESFLLENFFHPHFLCSEIVMECWGFMLRHAETQMANNILGKLSSLLKLLASPDSVFLPHSSFRKLARSICMLLTYGAQSIVNEVYISLVGNGKSQLSPIICLALFMEGFPLDLLADELRNSSIQRIKSDYLDFIDNFDEASMVAYSSGLFGVPVFILSASLPSLQNRVSDIDARALKFLVAISSYYKSTVDEVIKNRYLQLFRETLGIISYLERLYTSNDIEQAIMEIQNIFLSEPGAHLNKCKPQLAQFLAGLVHMEISESDDDAKSCAVWELYHLLLKEQHWALIHLAITAFGYFASKTTCNKLWRFVPQDAALSYDIASGLESNQETFMVEFGKFLKKEKALLTVAPNLEQLELLGREGLVLKQTVQKVSAISEEKERCDNMEVDCKNQSNKKRKVPDGINRGVELLKSGLKIIGDGLSQWQLNHFDTAEQHIKYLTQFSQLENVITHFEELTGSGEVCSSSMQNDS
- the LOC137828464 gene encoding uncharacterized protein isoform X2; translated protein: MAEDIQRILAAIKSSEIVEDRVQLFNDLGRIELKNVSDSDYASVVNCIVNFTCLDVTQCVLNRSIIQVALRHIEFNLSGCLPQMLTLGVKASVWCGKHLKMSLLSIEESQEDEHNSAFYQLLVEILRFSASTFSTLLKFTDFGDKELMDTVEIFILEVLDLTKDSISHAKNIQSFGSEVLKVAHTVLDAVVKFCKARSELVNWEESDENGLGLNKPITVDHVISITKCAIEKLSQIGVFAANDGGNSVNILNVSWKGVVSLLQIGVGHFTEVNVANIVLTLLGLITEPLKCAAQAWSSSLNESITVIEVKRIIVPVKFYLINTLKICSMYPHQAYTVYREITLCVLKITCFWLFVSNENLLKCASVIITELLEETTLGLLLSLLNSYKLKLEEKLEVLEWLFMNKGDSHSVLDCPTLSDCNLEWVNDIFCNSCESMSRAKILILGRVVLFINILRYSPGLDGDVQIAITRKLNWFLDILVEEDVYSHILVLQFPLFYGSGKTAELVSQPIFTSILLAFKTFMIVIFSSTAWEELESFLLENFFHPHFLCSEIVMECWGFMLRHAETQMANNILGKLSSLLKLLASPDSVFLPHSSFRKLARSICMLLTYGAQSIVNEVYISLVGNGKSQLSPIICLALFMEGFPLDLLADELRNSSIQRIKSDYLDFIDNFDEASMVAYSSGLFGVPVFILSASLPSLQNRVSDIDARALKFLVAISSYYKSTVDEVIKNRYLQLFRETLGIISYLERLYTSNDIEQAIMEIQNIFLSEPGAHLNKCKPQLAQFLAGLVHMEISESDDDAKSCAVWELYHLLLKEQHWALIHLAITAFGYFASKTTCNKLWRFVPQDAALSYDIASGLESNQETFMVEFGKFLKKEKALLTVAPNLEQLELLGREGLVLKQTVQKVSAISEEKERCDNMEVDCKNQSNKKRKVPDGINRGVELLKSGLKIIGDGLSQWQLNHFDTAEQHIKYLTQFSQLENVITHFEELTGSGEVCSSSMQNDS
- the LOC137828464 gene encoding uncharacterized protein isoform X1; amino-acid sequence: MAEDIQRILAAIKSSEIVEDRVQLFNDLGRIELKNVSDSDYASVVNCIVTFWENFTCLDVTQCVLNRSIIQVALRHIEFNLSGCLPQMLTLGVKASVWCGKHLKMSLLSIEESQEDEHNSAFYQLLVEILRFSASTFSTLLKFTDFGDKELMDTVEIFILEVLDLTKDSISHAKNIQSFGSEVLKVAHTVLDAVVKFCKARSELVNWEESDENGLGLNKPITVDHVISITKCAIEKLSQIGVFAANDGGNSVNILNVSWKGVVSLLQIGVGHFTEVNVANIVLTLLGLITEPLKCAAQAWSSSLNESITVIEVKRIIVPVKFYLINTLKICSMYPHQAYTVYREITLCVLKITCFWLFVSNENLLKCASVIITELLEETTLGLLLSLLNSYKLKLEEKLEVLEWLFMNKGDSHSVLDCPTLSDCNLEWVNDIFCNSCESMSRAKILILGRVVLFINILRYSPGLDGDVQIAITRKLNWFLDILVEEDVYSHILVLQFPLFYGSGKTAELVSQPIFTSILLAFKTFMIVIFSSTAWEELESFLLENFFHPHFLCSEIVMECWGFMLRHAETQMANNILGKLSSLLKLLASPDSVFLPHSSFRKLARSICMLLTYGAQSIVNEVYISLVGNGKSQLSPIICLALFMEGFPLDLLADELRNSSIQRIKSDYLDFIDNFDEASMVAYSSGLFGVPVFILSASLPSLQNRVSDIDARALKFLVAISSYYKSTVDEVIKNRYLQLFRETLGIISYLERLYTSNDIEQAIMEIQNIFLSEPGAHLNKCKPQLAQFLAGLVHMEISESDDDAKSCAVWELYHLLLKEQHWALIHLAITAFGYFASKTTCNKLWRFVPQDAALSYDIASGLESNQETFMVEFGKFLKKEKALLTVAPNLEQLELLGREGLVLKQTVQKVSAISEEKERCDNMEVDCKNQSNKKRKVPDGINRGVELLKSGLKIIGDGLSQWQLNHFDTAEQHIKYLTQFSQLENVITHFEELTGSGEVCSSSMQNDS
- the LOC137828464 gene encoding uncharacterized protein isoform X3 is translated as MLPSLTALYLTFWENFTCLDVTQCVLNRSIIQVALRHIEFNLSGCLPQMLTLGVKASVWCGKHLKMSLLSIEESQEDEHNSAFYQLLVEILRFSASTFSTLLKFTDFGDKELMDTVEIFILEVLDLTKDSISHAKNIQSFGSEVLKVAHTVLDAVVKFCKARSELVNWEESDENGLGLNKPITVDHVISITKCAIEKLSQIGVFAANDGGNSVNILNVSWKGVVSLLQIGVGHFTEVNVANIVLTLLGLITEPLKCAAQAWSSSLNESITVIEVKRIIVPVKFYLINTLKICSMYPHQAYTVYREITLCVLKITCFWLFVSNENLLKCASVIITELLEETTLGLLLSLLNSYKLKLEEKLEVLEWLFMNKGDSHSVLDCPTLSDCNLEWVNDIFCNSCESMSRAKILILGRVVLFINILRYSPGLDGDVQIAITRKLNWFLDILVEEDVYSHILVLQFPLFYGSGKTAELVSQPIFTSILLAFKTFMIVIFSSTAWEELESFLLENFFHPHFLCSEIVMECWGFMLRHAETQMANNILGKLSSLLKLLASPDSVFLPHSSFRKLARSICMLLTYGAQSIVNEVYISLVGNGKSQLSPIICLALFMEGFPLDLLADELRNSSIQRIKSDYLDFIDNFDEASMVAYSSGLFGVPVFILSASLPSLQNRVSDIDARALKFLVAISSYYKSTVDEVIKNRYLQLFRETLGIISYLERLYTSNDIEQAIMEIQNIFLSEPGAHLNKCKPQLAQFLAGLVHMEISESDDDAKSCAVWELYHLLLKEQHWALIHLAITAFGYFASKTTCNKLWRFVPQDAALSYDIASGLESNQETFMVEFGKFLKKEKALLTVAPNLEQLELLGREGLVLKQTVQKVSAISEEKERCDNMEVDCKNQSNKKRKVPDGINRGVELLKSGLKIIGDGLSQWQLNHFDTAEQHIKYLTQFSQLENVITHFEELTGSGEVCSSSMQNDS